A window from Mycobacterium saskatchewanense encodes these proteins:
- a CDS encoding haloacid dehalogenase type II, translated as MKALLFDVQGTATDFFSTVCSEAERIGGRLTGVDWAEVVRRWRAGYFTALEVAQGRHSGWISVRSVYRDALDSVLDDCGARGLSAGERDELTLAWQRLRPWPDAVPGLLRLKGSYTLATLSNADVSAVISISKLAGLPWDAVFAAEMAGVFKPDPAIYRMAATYLGLEPAEIMMVASHKYDIRAAGQLGFATAFVARPLEFGPGGDADTAYADEFDVNASDFLDLATQLGC; from the coding sequence GTGAAGGCGCTGTTGTTCGACGTGCAGGGGACCGCGACGGATTTCTTTTCAACGGTGTGCTCGGAGGCGGAGCGGATCGGCGGCCGTTTGACGGGCGTCGACTGGGCCGAGGTGGTGCGGCGTTGGCGCGCAGGCTACTTCACCGCGCTGGAGGTGGCGCAGGGGCGGCACAGCGGGTGGATCTCGGTGCGCTCGGTGTACCGCGACGCGCTGGACTCCGTCCTCGACGACTGCGGCGCCCGCGGGTTGTCGGCCGGGGAGCGCGACGAGCTGACGCTGGCATGGCAGCGGCTCAGGCCATGGCCCGACGCGGTGCCGGGGCTGCTACGGCTGAAGGGCTCTTACACGCTGGCGACCCTGTCGAACGCCGACGTGTCGGCGGTCATCAGCATCTCCAAGCTGGCAGGGCTGCCGTGGGACGCCGTCTTCGCCGCCGAGATGGCCGGGGTGTTCAAGCCCGACCCGGCGATCTACCGCATGGCCGCGACGTATCTTGGCCTGGAGCCCGCCGAGATCATGATGGTGGCGAGCCACAAGTACGACATCCGCGCCGCGGGCCAACTCGGCTTCGCGACCGCGTTCGTCGCGCGGCCGCTGGAGTTCGGTCCGGGCGGCGACGCCGACACGGCCTACGCCGACGAGTTCGACGTCAACGCGTCCGACTTCCTGGACCTGGCAACACAACTCGGCTGCTAG
- a CDS encoding potassium channel family protein gives MIKQTWGQRWEQRTEWPLAIVALIFLAVYSVQVLGQPHGREAHDLDVASWVAWGMFVVDYLVRLSLAPDRRQWFVRHLFDLLVVALPLMRPLRLLRLVVLVGALQKAIGNVVRGRILLYTISGVILLIYVASLAILDQERGHPGAKIQSFGEAVWWAISTVTTVGYGDQYPITVPGRVIAVLLMVGGISLIGVVTASLASWIVQRVAETDTANQAATASHIEELRAEIQALSQELRHELRARSADQPSSPR, from the coding sequence ATGATCAAGCAAACGTGGGGGCAGCGCTGGGAACAGCGCACGGAGTGGCCGCTCGCGATCGTCGCGCTCATCTTCCTCGCCGTGTACTCGGTGCAGGTGCTCGGCCAACCGCATGGTCGGGAGGCGCACGACCTGGACGTGGCGAGCTGGGTGGCGTGGGGCATGTTCGTCGTCGACTACCTGGTCCGGCTGAGCCTGGCGCCCGACCGGCGGCAATGGTTCGTCCGCCACCTCTTCGATCTGCTTGTGGTCGCGCTTCCGCTAATGCGCCCGCTGCGGCTGCTGCGCCTGGTCGTCCTTGTCGGGGCGCTGCAAAAGGCGATCGGCAACGTGGTCCGCGGGCGCATCCTGCTCTACACGATCTCGGGCGTCATCCTGCTCATCTACGTGGCGTCGCTGGCCATCCTCGACCAGGAGCGCGGTCACCCCGGCGCCAAAATCCAGTCCTTCGGGGAGGCGGTGTGGTGGGCCATCTCCACGGTGACCACTGTCGGCTACGGCGACCAGTACCCGATCACCGTCCCGGGCCGGGTGATTGCCGTCCTGCTGATGGTCGGCGGCATCAGCCTCATCGGCGTCGTGACGGCGTCGCTCGCCTCGTGGATAGTGCAGCGGGTGGCCGAAACGGACACCGCCAATCAGGCCGCCACCGCCTCGCACATCGAGGAACTCCGGGCCGAAATCCAGGCGCTGTCCCAGGAACTGCGCCACGAGCTCCGCGCTAGGTCAGCTGACCAACCGTCGTCACCACGGTGA
- a CDS encoding YidH family protein, which translates to MAQDTGEREPDYRFTFANERTFLAWQRTALGLLAAAVALVQLVPELGVPGARRALAVGLAVLAVLTSGMGLLRWRQADRSMRLGVPLPRHPTPAYLAVGLSVVGLVALGLVIAKAVSH; encoded by the coding sequence GTGGCGCAAGACACCGGCGAGCGCGAACCCGACTATCGGTTCACCTTCGCCAACGAGCGGACCTTCCTGGCCTGGCAGCGCACGGCGCTGGGGCTGCTGGCCGCGGCGGTCGCGTTGGTGCAGCTCGTTCCGGAGCTCGGGGTCCCGGGCGCACGCCGCGCGCTGGCCGTGGGACTGGCGGTGCTGGCCGTCTTGACCAGCGGCATGGGGCTGCTCCGCTGGCGACAGGCCGACCGCTCCATGCGACTCGGCGTGCCGCTGCCCCGCCACCCGACCCCGGCCTACCTGGCGGTCGGCCTGAGCGTCGTCGGGCTCGTCGCGCTCGGGCTGGTGATCGCCAAGGCGGTCTCGCATTGA
- a CDS encoding DUF202 domain-containing protein: MNDPAVRTTLAWTRTSFAFLANGALLTVKYLHGPVGPESFIPALLAAAVALTTYVIALRRQRALQRDPLPARLTPRRQVYFIGTAVLVLTVVTTVGQLT, encoded by the coding sequence TTGAACGATCCGGCGGTTCGGACGACGCTCGCCTGGACGCGGACCTCGTTCGCGTTCCTCGCCAACGGCGCCCTGCTGACCGTCAAGTACCTGCACGGGCCCGTGGGGCCCGAGTCGTTCATCCCCGCCCTGCTGGCCGCCGCGGTCGCGTTGACGACCTACGTCATCGCGCTCCGGCGCCAGCGCGCGCTGCAACGGGATCCGCTCCCGGCGCGGCTGACGCCGCGCCGTCAGGTCTACTTCATCGGGACGGCGGTGCTGGTGCTCACCGTGGTGACGACGGTTGGTCAGCTGACCTAG